The nucleotide window ACCCCCGCCACCAGCAGGGCGAGCAGACGCCGGTCGACCGCGGACAGCGGGTCGGGTCCGCCGACCCCCTCCGTCCCGGCGACCGCGCCCGAGTCGTCGACGTCCAGCGGGACGGCGTCCTCCCAGTAGCGCTCGAACAGGGCGATGAGCGCGGCCAGCAGATTGCTGTCCCGCACCAGCGCGGCGGTCGGTTCGTCGGGGCTGCCCTGGGGGCCGCCGGGCACGAGCGGGCAGACCGCGATGGCGCGGTCCGCGACCGCCAGCCGCAGCGGCAGATGCGGGACGGCGCGGGCCACCTCCCCGGCCCGCACCCCCGCAACAACGTTGTCAACGGCTCCCTCGTCGTCGAAGAACGCCTTCTCGTACAGCACCCGGTAGCGCACGCCGCGCCCCAGCGCCTCGAACTCCGAGTCGTTGCTGCCCGACGGCATCGCCACGTACTGGGCCTTGCAGAACCAGAGCATCTCGTCCTGGGCGCTCGCCTGGATCTGGCGCAGGTGCTGGCGCAGCGCCTCGGCGCCCGTGATGACCTCGATGAGTTCGCTGGCGTCGCGCCGGCGCATCGTGTCGCGGTACACCTGCAGCAGGCCGGTGGCCTCGGCACGGGCGAGGTCGAGCGCGTCGGCGTTCCGCTTCAGCCGGGGCATCAGCGCCACGTCCGGGGGAGTGGCCCGGAAGTGCCGGGGCAGCATGTCGGTGTGGCTCGCCATGCCCTTGACGGCCAGCGCGTCGAGCACCGCCTCGGCCTCGGCCGGGCTCAGCCCGGTGCGCGCGGCGACGTCACCGGCCGACGCCTGGCCCGCCGTCACCAGATGCCGGTAGACGGACTCCTCGGCGTCCGAAACCCCTGCAGCCCCCAGCGTCATGGCGCCCTCCCCGAGCCCGACCGGCTTCACTGATCGGACACCGTACTGCACGGGTGTTACGGGCGGTGAGGGTGAGCGGGCCGTCCTGCGCCCCGCCCACCCCCGGTATGCGCCGGAATGCCTAACCGCGGTGCAGGTAGGCCCGTTGCACGGTCTGCCGCACGGAGTCGCCCGCCGCGTCCCGCGCCGTCACTCTCAGTGTCACGTACGCGTCACCACGTACCCGCGACGGCTTCCTGACGGCGGCCTCGAACACGTTGTGCCCGCGGTCCTTCACCCCGGCCCGGCTCCAGCTTTCGCCGTCGTCGTACGAGACGTCGACCTGGACGCTCACCCCGCGCGGCGCGGCCAGACCGTCCTGGGCGCGGACCGACAGGCCGACGGTGTGCGTGCGGCCCGGGCGGACGGCGTTGTACGCGTCGACCGGCACGTCGTAGTCGAGCTGGAGCAGCGGCAGGGCCGTCGCCGCGCCCGTGCTGCCCGAGCGGAACGACCAGGACGTCTCGGTGCCCGTCCCGTACGCCCACTCCGGCGACACCCGCGAGGTGGTGAGGTCCAGCCGGTAATCGGCGGCGCCGGACGGGACCTCGATGTCCGCGTACCCGCCGTCGGCCTCGGCCGTCCTGCGCCCGTTGCGGTACAGCACGGCGGCGGCCGAGTCGCTCTGCGCCGCCTCCGCTCCGCCGGAGGTGCCGATGCCGCCGCCGCCCGCGAGCAGCCGTGACCGGTGACCTGCCTGCGAGTCGGTGAACTCCGGTATCCGCAGGCTCAGTACGTCGCCCGAGCGCACGGACGGGGTCGTGGTGCCGCGTGGGATCGACGGCCGCACGACGGCCCCCTGCCAGGTGTCGGCCGTCCGCTCGCCCGCCCGGTAGGTGCGCGGGGCGTCCGCCATGCCGACGAGCAGCGGTGTGTCCACGTCGTACGTGGTCTCGTGGTGCACGAGGTGCTGCCAGGCGGTGTCGCCCGAACTCACGTACTCGGTCCGGTCGAAGCCGGTCGGCACCTGGCGGGTGTACTGCAGCCAGGCGGTGTCCTGGTAGGGCCGCCGGGCGAAGCGCTGCTCACCGGCCCAGCGCGCGCCGCCGTTGTCGGCGTACCGCGCCTTCACGACCGCGCTGTTGCGCTCGGACACCGTGTGCACGACCTTCTCGGGGACGCGCTGCGACGACACCTGCATGATGTCGTACAGGTACGGGCTGCGCGCGGTGCCGGTGAACCCGACCGTGGTGCTCCCCCTGCCGATCCGCTTCAGCAGGGCGGTTCCCGCACTCTTGCCGATCCTGACGGTCGGCACGCCCCAGCGGTCGCCGTCCGGGCGCCAGCGGGTCCACGCGACGTCGCCGAAGTGGACCAGCACGATGCCGCGGACACCGGCGGCCGCCGCCCGCTCGGCCAGTTCCCTCTCGTCGGCGCCCTGTTCGTCGGTGACGACCGCGAGCTTCCCGCGCGCCCGCCGGAAGACCGGCGCGGCGGCGTCGCCCGCGTCGACCGCGGTCAGGCGCTCTCCCTTCTCGTCGAAGAGCGGCGAGGCGGGCATGTAGTAGGCGTCCGGCGCCTCCTTGCCGCCCTTGCCGCCGGACACCGTCATGTCGAGGAGCGGCGCGGCGAACTGCCAGCGCGAGGCGAACTCGAAGGTGCCGTCGGTGACCTGGGAGGTGGGGCTCACGTACAGCCGCTTGCCGACGTCGAAGTACATCGTGCCCTCGAGCAGGCTGTGCCCGTCGATCTTCCGGTACGTCTGGTAGCTGAGGATGCCGCGCTGCTCGGCCGGCCGGGGCGTGCGGATGTCGACCAGGGTCGTCCTGCGCACGTCGAGGGTCACGGACATGTCCTTGGTGACCTTCACCTCGGGCAGGACCACGTGCCGCAGTTCCTGTCCGTCGGCGGCCGGGTCCAGGGAGGAGTGGTCCAGCTGGTAGGTGCCCTCCTCGACCTCGGCGACGGCCGGGTCGGTGCCGGTGTAGCCCACGAAGCCGTCGGCGCCCCAGATGGTCGGCAGCGCCTGCACCTGCTTGCCCTGGAGGTCGACCGTCCTGACGGTGAGCCGGTGCGTGGGCCCCTGCACGGCCAGGCTGACCGTGGTGTGCACGGTGACCTTCCCGTCGCCGGAGACCGCGGTCACGTACCCGTAGTAGTCGCCCTGCTGGACCCGGGCCGGATCGACCGTCAGCGGGACGTCGGCGGTGGCGCCGGCGGGCACCCGGACCGAGCCGGAGCCGAGCGCCACCGAGCCCTGGGCGGGTGTACGGCCTCCCGACGTGGCCAGCCGGGCGGTGAGGGCGAGCGTGAGGTCGGCGTCGGAGGTGTTCGTGTACCGCAGCCGTGTCGTACGTGTCCCGCCGTCGCCGGTCGTGAACGGACCCAGGGCGACGGTGCCCGTGGCGGTGACCGGACCCAGCGCCGCCGCGGCCACGTCGACGAGGCCGCCGCCCTGCTCGGTGACCTCCTGGCCGGCCGCCGTGCGGGCGGTGCTGACGAGCGCGTCCTTCAGCTGCGCCGCGCTCCAGCCGGGGTGCCGCTGGGCGAGCAGCGCGGCGGCGCCCGCCACGTGCGGGGCCGCCATCGACGTACCGGAGGCCGCCACGTGCTGCGCGTCGACCGGGTCGCCCATCGTCGTCCCGGCCGCGCGGGCGGCCACGATGCCGACGCCGGGCGCCGTCAGGTCGGGCTTGACCGCGTCGTCCCCGGGCCGCGGGCCGCGGCTGGAGAACGGGGCGAGGCCGCCGTCGCGGTCGACCGCGCCGACGGTGAGGGCCGCGTCCGCGGCGCCGGGGGAGCCGATGGTGCCCGTGCCCTGCTCGCCGCTGTTGCCCGCCGCGACGACGAACAACGTGCCGGTGCGCTCGGTGAGTTCGTTCAGCGCGAGGCTCATCGGGTCCGTGCCGTCGCTCGGGCTGTCCGAGCCCAGGCTCATGTTGACGACCTTGGCGCCCGTGCCCGCCGCCCACTCCATACCGGCGATCACCTGGGACTCGGTGCCGAAGCCGTCGTCCCCGAGGACCTTCCCGACGAGCAGGTCGGCGGCGGGCGCCACACCCTTGCCCCCCTTGCCCGCGCCCGACGCGGCTCCGCTGCCGCCGACGATGGACGCGACGTGCGTGCCGTGCCCGAACACGTCTCCGGTCCCCGAACTGCCGGAGAAGTCCCGGGCCTCGGAGATCCGGCCGGCCAGATCCGGATGGGACCGGTCGGCGCCGGTGTCCAGCACGGCGACCTTGACGGACTCGCCCTGCTGGCCGGCCTTCCACACGGCGGGCGCGCCGATCTGCGGGACGCTGCGGTCCAGGGTGGACCGCACCCGGCCGTCGAGCCACACCCGCGGCGTGCCGGCCGCCCGTGCGGTGCCCGCCCGGCCCTCGTCGGGCGCCAGTTGCTTCCAGAACCGGCCGAGGTCCTCCCCGGCGACGCGTACGGACCGCGCGCCGATGCTGTCCAGCCGGCGGACCGGCGAACCGTCCTCGGCGAGACCGGTCAGCCGCCGCACGGCGGAGCCGGCGGCCCCCTCGGCGCCTGCCACGATCAGGGGAAGCGCGTCGCTGTGCGCCTCGTCGTACCGCTGGGCGAGCAGCGCGTCCACGTCGAACAGGTTCCGGTCCAGCAGACCGGCCGAGACCAGGTCACCGGCGTCGGAGGGCAGGACCGTCAGCCGCCCGTCCTGTTCGTAGGTCCTGAAGAGGATGTGCCGTCGTCCGGGTGCGGGCGTGACCGAGGCGGTCCGCCGTCCTGCGGTGTCGGTGCCCACGGCCACCCGGTCACCGGTGATCAGGTGAACGGTGCCGAGGCTCTTCGCCGCGGGGCCGCCGGCCGCCGCGGGTGCCGCGGGTGCCGTACCGGTGCGGGCGGCGACCGGCGCCACGGCCCCGGCGGCCAGGGCGAGTCCTGTCGATATCGCCGCCACCAGGCGGATCCGTCTCATCAGTGCCGTGCCTTCCGTCGTACGCGCAGAGAAGTTCATGCGCTGGACAGAATCCGGCGGTACCGATCGCCGTGTCACCCGTTTCCGCTGGCACAGGTGGGACATGTCGCAAGCGCGACACCGGGGCACCGCGCCGGGCCGGGCCCCCGGCACCTCACCAGATGTGCGGTTCGCTCCCCACGATCGCGGTCGAGGGCCTGCCGTCCACACCGACCGGGACGTCGCCCGCGAGCATCACCCGGTGCATGATCCGCGGCTGGTCGAGGTGGGCCGTGTCGCCCGGCGCCAGGTGGATGGTGGCCCGGTTGTCCCAGAAGGCCACGCTCCCCGGCTCCCACCGGAACCGCACGGTGTACTCGGGCCGGGTCGCCTGCCCGAGCAGCATCTCCAGCAGCGGCGCGCTCTCCGAGCGGGAGAGGCCCAGGATCTGCTCGACGTAGTAGCCGTTGACGAACAGCACGCGCTCGCCCGTCTCGGGATGCACCCGCACCAGCGGATGCTCGGACGCGATCTGCCGGTCCAGGAGATGGCGTACGTACGCGTCCTCGCCCGGCCGCGCCTGGTAGCCGACCCCCAGCCGGTGCTCCGCGCGCAGCCCGTCGACGAAGTCCCGCAGCGGGGCCGAGAGCCCCGCGTAGGCGGCGGCCAGGTTCGACCAGGTGGTGTCGCCGCCGTACGGGGGCACGGTCTCGGCGCGCAGGACGGTCGCGGCCGGCGGATCGACCCGGGCGCCGTGGTCGCAGTGCCAGCCGCGCAGCAGCGAGTGGCGGCGCCTGCGCAGCCACTCGTCGTGCTCCATGCCGTACCGTCCGCCCAGCTCCAGCCGGTCGGCGGTCGTCTCCACCTCCGGGACGCCGGCGGGGGAGGCGCCGCCGCGTTTCCCGAGGCGGACCGGTTCGCCGAACCGCCGGGCGAACGCGACGTGCGAGGCGTGGTCCAGGCGCTGCCCGCGGAAGAACACCACCTTCCAGCGCAGCACCGCCGCCCGGATCCCGGCGACCACCGTGTCGTCCAGGTCCCCGGCCAGGTCGACGCCCGTGATCTCGGCACCGATGTGCCCGGCGGCCGGCCGGACCTCGATCCGCGTACCCCTGTCCGTCGTCATGTGCGCTCCGTAGATCGTGCGTGGCGGCTCGTCGCGGCAAGCATGTCCTGTCCCACCGGGGGTGCGACAGGGTGCCTCGGGGGGCCGGGGTACGTTCTGGAACGGCCGACCCGAAAGGAAACCCACCCGTTGAGCACCGGCAGCTACTACGAGCCCATCGACGAGCACCGCTACAAGGCCACCCCCCACGCGAGCGGCGCGTGGGACCCGGACGAGCAGCACTTCAGCCCGCTCGGCGGTCTCGTCGTCCACGCCATGGACCGGTACAGGGCGGCGCGCCCGGACAACGGCCTGGTCCTGTCCCGGATCGGCTTCGACATCCTGGGGCGTCTCGCCCTCGACGAGTGCGAGATCCGTGTCGGGACGATCCGGCCCGGCCGCACCATCGAACTGGTCGAGGCCGTCGTCGTCATCGCCGGCCGCCCCGTCGTGCGCGCCCGCGCCTGGTTCCTCGCCGCCGCCGACACCGGTGCCGTCGCCGGCGGGGCCGCCGCCCCGCTCACCGCGCCCGGGGGCCTCTCCTCCTGGCCGCTGGGGTCCGTGTGGCCCGGCGGCTACATCGCCTCCCTCGACGTCCGGCCAATCGCCCCGCCCCGGCCGGGCCGCACGACCGCCTGGGTCTCCACCGGCCTGGACCTGGTGGCCGGCGAGCCCGTCGGCCCGCTCGCGTCCTACCTCGCCCTCGTCGACACCGCCAACGGCATCGCCGTACGCGAGTCGCCCACCGACTGGATGTTCCCGAACGTCGACCTGACCGTCCACCTCCACCGGCAGCCCGAGGGCCGCTGGACCGGTCTCGACACCACGGTCACCTTCGGCCCCACCGGGCAGGGCATCACCAGCACGGTCCTGCACGACGTCGCGGGACCCGTCGGCCACGCCCAGCAGATGCTCACGGTCCGGCCGCGGTAGGCGCCGTCCGGAGCCCCCCGACCGTACCCACGATCGCATCGAATCGATATTCACATCGTTTCGATGTGGAGTGTGCGACGCTGGAGGCATGCTCGAACTCGCGATCCTCGGCTTCCTCGCCGAAGGCCCCCTGCCCGGCCACGAGGTGCGCCGCCGCCTCGGACGCCTGACCGGCTGGAGCCGCCCGGTCAGCGACGGCACGCTCTACCCGGCGCTGAACCGCCTGACCCGGGCCGGCCTGATCGAGCGGCGCCCCGCCCCCGCGGCGGGCGGCGGCCGGTACCTGCTGAACCTGACCGACGAGGGCCGCCAGGAGATGCTCGGGCGGCTGCGCGAGCCGGCCGAGCACGAGATCACCGACCTCTCCCGGTGGTTCACCGTCCTGGCGTTCCTCTCGCTGCTGCCCGGCACCGCCGAGCGGCACGCGGTCCTGCGCCGCCGCCTCGCCTTCGTCGAGGCGCCCGCCTCCTTCTTCCACGACGACGCCGACGCGCCGCTGCGCGCCGAGCAGGTCGCCGACCCCTACCGGCGCGGCATGCTGCTCACGGCCCGCGCCACCAACCGCGCCGAACGGGCCTGGCTCCGCGAGGCGCTCGGTGACGACCGGGGGACGCACGAACCGTCCCCCGCCCCCGCTGAACTGGAGGACTGACGTGATCGCGTCCTGGTACGACGAACAGGGCCCGGCCTTCGAGGTGCTGAGGGTGGGTGAACTGCCCGACCCCGTCCCCGGGCCGGGCGAGGTCCGCGTCCGCGTCACCGTCAGCGGGGTCAACCCCGGCGAGACCAAGAAGCGGCGCGGCTGGCTCGGCTCGGCGATGCCGTACCCGCGGGTGATCCCGCACAGCGACGCGGCCGGCGTCGTCGACACCGTCGGCGAAGACGTCGGGGGACTGCGCGTCGGCCAACGGGTGTGGGTGTACGGGGCCCAGTCCTACCGGCCGTTCGGCACCGCCGCGCAGTTCACCGTGGTGCCCGCCGCGCAGGCCGTGCCGCTGCCCGACCACCTCGGCGACGACCTCGGGGCGAGTCTGGGCATCTCCGGCATCACCGCGCACCGCACGGTCTTCGCCGACGGCCCGGTCGACGGCCGGACCGTGCTGGTGCACGGCGTCCTGGGCGCCGTCGGCTCGCTGGCCGCGCAACTCGCCCGGTGGGGCGGGGCCACCGTCGTCGGCACCGTCCGGCGCGGGGCCGACCTCGACCTGGTCGACCCCGCTCTCGTCTCCCGTGCCGTCGCGCTGGACACCGGTGATCCGGCCGCCGCGATCCGCTCCCACGCTCCCGGCGGCGTGCACCGCGTCATCGAGGTGGCCCTGTCCGACAACGCCGATCTGGACTGCGCCGTGGTCGCCGACGACGCGGTCGTCGCCGCGTACGCCACCCGCCGGGACCGCCCCGAACTCCCCTTCTGGCCCCTGCTGTTCAAGAACGTCACGCTGCGCATGCTCGGCAGCGACGACTTCCCCGCGGCGGCCAGGCGGCAGGCCGTCCGCGACCTCACCGCGGTGGCGGCGGCGGGCGCGCTCACCGTCACGACCGGCGCCCGCTACGCACTGGCCGACATCGCGCAGGCCCACGACCACGTGGACGCCGGCCTGCGCGGCCGCGTGCTGATCGACGTCCCCCGGTAGGTACCGCGGGGTCTCCCGGCCCTAGTCGGCCGTCCCGGGCCCGTGGAGGAGTTCCCGGCCGGTGGTCCCGTGGGGAGGCCGCCGGTCGGTGGCGAGCAGGCCGAACAGCAGGTCGTCCGTCCACTCGCCCTTGATCCAGGTGGCCTGCCGCAGGAGCCCCTCCTGCACGAATCCGAGCCGCCGCAGCAGCCGGGCCGAACGGGTGTTGCGGGCGTCGCACTCGGCGCAGACCCGGTGCAGCCCGCGCCGGAACAGGTCGTCGAGCACCGCGCCCACGGCCTCGGCGGCATAACCGTGCCCCTGCCGGTCACCGGCCAGCGTGAACCCGATCTCCGCCTGCATCAGGTTCTCGTGCAGCCGGACCCCGACGTCCCCCACCAGACAGCGGTCGGCCCGGAGCTCGACCGCGTACTGGAACCACCCCGGCTCCCGTGGCGACCC belongs to Streptomyces sp. V3I8 and includes:
- a CDS encoding S8 family serine peptidase, which produces MRRIRLVAAISTGLALAAGAVAPVAARTGTAPAAPAAAGGPAAKSLGTVHLITGDRVAVGTDTAGRRTASVTPAPGRRHILFRTYEQDGRLTVLPSDAGDLVSAGLLDRNLFDVDALLAQRYDEAHSDALPLIVAGAEGAAGSAVRRLTGLAEDGSPVRRLDSIGARSVRVAGEDLGRFWKQLAPDEGRAGTARAAGTPRVWLDGRVRSTLDRSVPQIGAPAVWKAGQQGESVKVAVLDTGADRSHPDLAGRISEARDFSGSSGTGDVFGHGTHVASIVGGSGAASGAGKGGKGVAPAADLLVGKVLGDDGFGTESQVIAGMEWAAGTGAKVVNMSLGSDSPSDGTDPMSLALNELTERTGTLFVVAAGNSGEQGTGTIGSPGAADAALTVGAVDRDGGLAPFSSRGPRPGDDAVKPDLTAPGVGIVAARAAGTTMGDPVDAQHVAASGTSMAAPHVAGAAALLAQRHPGWSAAQLKDALVSTARTAAGQEVTEQGGGLVDVAAAALGPVTATGTVALGPFTTGDGGTRTTRLRYTNTSDADLTLALTARLATSGGRTPAQGSVALGSGSVRVPAGATADVPLTVDPARVQQGDYYGYVTAVSGDGKVTVHTTVSLAVQGPTHRLTVRTVDLQGKQVQALPTIWGADGFVGYTGTDPAVAEVEEGTYQLDHSSLDPAADGQELRHVVLPEVKVTKDMSVTLDVRRTTLVDIRTPRPAEQRGILSYQTYRKIDGHSLLEGTMYFDVGKRLYVSPTSQVTDGTFEFASRWQFAAPLLDMTVSGGKGGKEAPDAYYMPASPLFDEKGERLTAVDAGDAAAPVFRRARGKLAVVTDEQGADERELAERAAAAGVRGIVLVHFGDVAWTRWRPDGDRWGVPTVRIGKSAGTALLKRIGRGSTTVGFTGTARSPYLYDIMQVSSQRVPEKVVHTVSERNSAVVKARYADNGGARWAGEQRFARRPYQDTAWLQYTRQVPTGFDRTEYVSSGDTAWQHLVHHETTYDVDTPLLVGMADAPRTYRAGERTADTWQGAVVRPSIPRGTTTPSVRSGDVLSLRIPEFTDSQAGHRSRLLAGGGGIGTSGGAEAAQSDSAAAVLYRNGRRTAEADGGYADIEVPSGAADYRLDLTTSRVSPEWAYGTGTETSWSFRSGSTGAATALPLLQLDYDVPVDAYNAVRPGRTHTVGLSVRAQDGLAAPRGVSVQVDVSYDDGESWSRAGVKDRGHNVFEAAVRKPSRVRGDAYVTLRVTARDAAGDSVRQTVQRAYLHRG
- a CDS encoding LuxR family transcriptional regulator, encoding MTLGAAGVSDAEESVYRHLVTAGQASAGDVAARTGLSPAEAEAVLDALAVKGMASHTDMLPRHFRATPPDVALMPRLKRNADALDLARAEATGLLQVYRDTMRRRDASELIEVITGAEALRQHLRQIQASAQDEMLWFCKAQYVAMPSGSNDSEFEALGRGVRYRVLYEKAFFDDEGAVDNVVAGVRAGEVARAVPHLPLRLAVADRAIAVCPLVPGGPQGSPDEPTAALVRDSNLLAALIALFERYWEDAVPLDVDDSGAVAGTEGVGGPDPLSAVDRRLLALLVAGVTDKAVATQLGLSRRTVQRHIQRMMELAGAATRMQLAWQAARRGWL
- a CDS encoding NADPH:quinone reductase encodes the protein MIASWYDEQGPAFEVLRVGELPDPVPGPGEVRVRVTVSGVNPGETKKRRGWLGSAMPYPRVIPHSDAAGVVDTVGEDVGGLRVGQRVWVYGAQSYRPFGTAAQFTVVPAAQAVPLPDHLGDDLGASLGISGITAHRTVFADGPVDGRTVLVHGVLGAVGSLAAQLARWGGATVVGTVRRGADLDLVDPALVSRAVALDTGDPAAAIRSHAPGGVHRVIEVALSDNADLDCAVVADDAVVAAYATRRDRPELPFWPLLFKNVTLRMLGSDDFPAAARRQAVRDLTAVAAAGALTVTTGARYALADIAQAHDHVDAGLRGRVLIDVPR
- a CDS encoding PadR family transcriptional regulator, coding for MLELAILGFLAEGPLPGHEVRRRLGRLTGWSRPVSDGTLYPALNRLTRAGLIERRPAPAAGGGRYLLNLTDEGRQEMLGRLREPAEHEITDLSRWFTVLAFLSLLPGTAERHAVLRRRLAFVEAPASFFHDDADAPLRAEQVADPYRRGMLLTARATNRAERAWLREALGDDRGTHEPSPAPAELED
- a CDS encoding thioesterase family protein — its product is MSTGSYYEPIDEHRYKATPHASGAWDPDEQHFSPLGGLVVHAMDRYRAARPDNGLVLSRIGFDILGRLALDECEIRVGTIRPGRTIELVEAVVVIAGRPVVRARAWFLAAADTGAVAGGAAAPLTAPGGLSSWPLGSVWPGGYIASLDVRPIAPPRPGRTTAWVSTGLDLVAGEPVGPLASYLALVDTANGIAVRESPTDWMFPNVDLTVHLHRQPEGRWTGLDTTVTFGPTGQGITSTVLHDVAGPVGHAQQMLTVRPR
- a CDS encoding GNAT family N-acetyltransferase; protein product: MLLETPRLVLRRFRAADAAPLAAYRSDPAVARFQSWTPPVSLDSAARTVRALAEGSPREPGWFQYAVELRADRCLVGDVGVRLHENLMQAEIGFTLAGDRQGHGYAAEAVGAVLDDLFRRGLHRVCAECDARNTRSARLLRRLGFVQEGLLRQATWIKGEWTDDLLFGLLATDRRPPHGTTGRELLHGPGTAD
- a CDS encoding TauD/TfdA family dioxygenase → MTTDRGTRIEVRPAAGHIGAEITGVDLAGDLDDTVVAGIRAAVLRWKVVFFRGQRLDHASHVAFARRFGEPVRLGKRGGASPAGVPEVETTADRLELGGRYGMEHDEWLRRRRHSLLRGWHCDHGARVDPPAATVLRAETVPPYGGDTTWSNLAAAYAGLSAPLRDFVDGLRAEHRLGVGYQARPGEDAYVRHLLDRQIASEHPLVRVHPETGERVLFVNGYYVEQILGLSRSESAPLLEMLLGQATRPEYTVRFRWEPGSVAFWDNRATIHLAPGDTAHLDQPRIMHRVMLAGDVPVGVDGRPSTAIVGSEPHIW